From Rutidosis leptorrhynchoides isolate AG116_Rl617_1_P2 chromosome 3, CSIRO_AGI_Rlap_v1, whole genome shotgun sequence, a single genomic window includes:
- the LOC139897143 gene encoding BTB/POZ domain-containing protein POB1-like — translation MRDSNLDLFDPRTAVMDSTYSPENGHGHGDFGFAFNDSNFSDRLLRIEIISEPPESTIDGDACTSLADWARNRKRRREDLKKENVIDIDIGLVYPEEQVLNQTDDGVGPETQDDEPAAMIEESPTGAKDNNLSWSMECSTVVRVKTLHISSPILAARSPFFYKLFSNGMRESEQRHVNLRINASEEAALMDLLNFIYSNTLSATTAPALLDVLMAADKFEVASCMRYCSRLLRNLPMTPESAILYLEFPSSVLMAEAIQPLTDAAKQFLAVRYKDLTKFQDEVLNLPLAGVEAIFSSDDLQVASEDAVYDFLIKWVRIQYPKLEDRRLVLTTRLARFIRFPYMTCRKLRKVMTCVDFDPEFAQKAVIEALFFKAETPHKQRAYISDESSNLYRRFVERAYKYRPVKVVEFEQPHPQCVVYLDLKRDECASLFPSGRVYSQAFHLGGQGFFLSAHCNMDQQSSFHCFGLFLGMQEKGSVSFAVDYEFAARSKPMEEFVSKYKGNYTFTGGKAVGYRNLFGIPWTSFIGEESVYFIDDALHLRAELTIRH, via the exons ATGAGAGATTCAAATTTAGATCTGTTCGATCCTAGAACGGCGGTTATGGACTCCACCTACTCGCCGGAAAACGGTCACGGCCACGGAGACTTTGGTTTTGCGTTTAACGATAGCAATTTCTCCGATCGTCTTCTTCGTATTGAAATCATTTCGGAACCGCCAGAGTCTACAATCGATGGTGACGCTTGTACCAGCTTAGCTGATTGGGCTCGAAATCGAAAACGACGTCGTGAAGATCTTAAAAAAGAAAATG TTATAGACATAGACATTGGTCTTGTGTATCCAGAGGAACAAGTTCTCAATCAAACTGATGATGGTGTGGGCCCAGAAACTCAGGATGATGAACCTGCTGCAATGATTGAAGAGTCACCAACAG GTGCAAAGGACAATAATTTAAGCTGGAGCATGGAGTGTTCAACAGTTGTTAGAGTTAAAACATTACATATTAGCTCTCCAATATTAGCTGCAAGAAGTCCATTTTTTTACAAG CTCTTTTCAAATGGAATGAGGGAGTCAGAACAGCGCCATGTAAACTTGCGAATTAACGCTTCAG aggAAGCTGCCCTAATGGACCTGTTGAACTTTATATACAGCAATACCTTGTCTGCAACTACTGCTCCTGCTCTGCTCGATGTACTAATGGCTGCTGACAAATTTGAGGTTGCTTCGTGCATGAGATACTGCAGCCGATTATTGAGAAATCTGCCTATGACACCTGAATCAGCAATACTTTATCTCGAATTTCCTTCTAGCGTTTTAATGGCTGAAGCCATTCAGCCATTGACTGATGCCGCCAAGCAGTTCCTTGCTGTTCGCTATAAGGATTTAACCAA GTTTCAAGACGAGGTTCTTAACTTGCCACTGGCTGGGGTGGAGGCTATTTTTTCTAGTGATGATCTCCAGGTGGCTTCTGAGGATGCAGTTTACGACTTTCTCATCAAGTGGGTCCGGATCCAGTACCCTAAATTAGAGGACCGTCGTCTAGTTCTAACGACCCGTCTTGCACGGTTTATCCGTTTCCCTTACATGACATGCAGAAAACTCAGAAAGGTcatgacttgcgttgactttgacCCCGAATTCGCCCAAAAGGCCGTAATCGAAGCACTATTTTTCAAAGCCGAGACCCCTCACAAACAACGGGCGTATATCAGTGATGAAAGCTCAAATCTTTACCGTCGATTTGTGGAACGGGCCTATAAATATAGGCCCGTTAAGGTGGTTGAATTCGAACAGCCGCATCCGCAGTGTGTGGTGTACTTGGATCTGAAACGTGACGAGTGTGCAAGTTTGTTTCCATCTGGGCGGGTTTATTCCCAAGCGTTTCATTTGGGCGGGCAAGGGTTTTTCTTGTCCGCTCATTGTAACATGGACCAACAAAGCTCGTTTCACTGCTTTGGGCTTTTTTTAGGTATGCAGGAAAAAGGGTCGGTTTCTTTTGCGGTTGATTATGAATTTGCTGCTAGGTCAAAGCCTATGGAAGAGTTCGTCAGCAAATACAAGGGGAACTACACTTTTACAGGTGGAAAGGCTGTTGGGTACCGTAACTTGTTTGGGATTCCATGGACGTCGTTTATTGGGGAAGAAAGTGTTTACTTTATTGATGATGCTTTGCATCTTAGAGCCGAGCTTACAATTAGGCACTGA